Sequence from the Meleagris gallopavo isolate NT-WF06-2002-E0010 breed Aviagen turkey brand Nicholas breeding stock chromosome Z, Turkey_5.1, whole genome shotgun sequence genome:
CTGCTGTGACTCTAAAAATATTCTTGGCTAACTTACTTTTTAAGGCCATATGttgaaaaaaaccccaacaacccAAAACTTCAGTAGAATTTATTGCAATAAGGGATTTGCCAAACTACTTAAGACATTTGGGAAGATTATAGTGAAGTACATTAGTTGCTGACTTGACAATTTGCTATGCTCACTGCTTGTATATTGGATTCTTGATATTCACGCTGAGAGTTGATCTGACTTTCTAGTACATTTTAGCAAGAAACCTGCCAAGTGTCTACTGGCTTATTAAATGCTGGGAAACCAAAGGTCAGCCGTGTTTATAAGCCACAGCAAAGCCTCTGTGGATGGTACACAAGATTTTCTCATGGCATTTTTCTTGGTCAGACTTTCAGAGGAGGACTGGGTGAGGGCTGGTTTCACTGGTTTTGCCTCAAAGTCCCCTGGCCACATGCTTGGAAGCTGCAGAGAAGCAGTTCTATTTCCACTGAGCTATCTATTTCCTACATTGCTGTGTCTAATAATTACTGTGCCTGTGAATCTCGTTCATAGAGCCACAGCCAGAGCATGCTCCTGgtacagccctgctgcagcagggcccACCACGGAGGGCAAACCTGCCCTGTCTCCACAGCTCATCTCCAGGAGCTGATTTCTCCAAGGCTGCTGCAGGGTGAAAGAAGCTGCTGTTGGGAAGCTGTTGCGTTCTGTGCACCCCAAACTGGCTGTGCCTGGGGGAGACCTCCTGCCTATTCCTCCAAATTTCTGATTGGTGTTCTCTCACTTGCTTGCTGTGGCAATTCTGTTTTGCAAGCACTCCAGTCACCTTTACCACTTTTGATTTCAATCCGGTTTTACACGGCTGGAGATTGTCCTAATGTGATGCACAAGCTTCCCCATAAAGGCTAACCCTTGCCCTCCTTGCCAAAGTAAACATTCCTACAAAGGCAGTGGAATCACTCTCACAGTCAATAAAATTTTCTTCCATATCATGCTATACAGAACACATTGCTGTCGACATTTCTTACATCTTTATTATATGGTTTTATTACATTTACTTGTCGTGCAAGGCTAACAGAAAATTCCTCCTCTTTCTATAAAGGTGCTTACCAGTACATAAAGTGgagatgtattaaaaaaaaaaaaaaaaaaagaaaaaaaacccacaaaaacatgCTTATTTAAAACACAAGAGGACAAAAAGTTGAAACTTGCTCATTTAAATCGTTTTAACACAGAAACCATTCTGAAGGATCTGTGCTGCAGACAACAATCTCACCGAGATTCACCTTGCTGAAAGCACAGCTTACAACAGATTGACAGAGAGTGACACGAGAAACAAACCCACGTTTTAATGGAAGACAGCCGCAAAACAAATCGCTTTTTaacggaaaaaaaaagttattttcttatttttagtatttatttttattatttatttttactttttccctgCCACTATCACCACCCGAGATATTTGCGCACTCTCCCAACAGCAGGCAGGGAAACCCGGCCATACCCGCGCACTGCGGGCCCCCAGGGCAGCGGCAATTTGTTTCAGATTAACGGGTAACATCTCTGACCAAACAAGCGGCGGGAGCTCCCGCGTTTGGCGATGTAATCCGTTCCCGACGGCGCGAAGAGAGGGCACGATCAAAGCATTCTTCCGGGGAATTCGCACCCGGGGCTGCCGTTTGGTTAGCCCGCCCGAACCCTGCTAATAAATCCCCTGGGAATAGGGGCGGGATAGGAGGACAGGGAAGGGGCCGCGGCTCCTGCACCTGCACGCCTGCCATCCCCATCCCCGCCGCTCGACGCGCGATGCGGAGCCGGACCAGAGGCACCTTCCGAGGTGGAGAGAGATCCTGACGGTCTCGCAAATGCCCCTgagctgcttttcctctgccGACGCGGCGCGCACACGCACCGGGATGGGCAGAGTCCCTCGCGGTCACTCCCGGACCCCACCCGGTCCCGGAGCTCAGCCACAGCCACTGCAGCGCTCTCGGCCCGCTGCCGCCCCCCACCGGCACAAACGCTGTGCTCCCGTACAGCGCGGCGGTGCCCGAGGGCAGGGCGGGGAAACGCTTCCCCAGAGCTTCTGCGTAGCTGCTCGGCTGGTGATGACGTTGAGGGGGGAGCACAGGTTTGAAGAGGAGGCCGTGAGAGAGCCCGTCACAGCGGGCGCTGCGCTGCGCGCTTCCCAGCGTGGAAAACAATGCCGCTCCATCCTGTCCCGTCCCTTCCCGTCCCGTCCCATCGCAGCTCGCAAGGGTCGTAGCTGGCACCGCGGGCCGAAGGCATGCGGGAGCCGACGTGGGGCCGCAGTAGCGCTCCCCGTGGCTGTCCCGTCCCCCGGGGAGCACCCCGCAGAACAGAGCTcaaacaggaggaaaaggagaatgtTACACAAACATGCTTTAAAATCATGGCTGGATTTCACAGTTCCCTGTGGATAAagtaaacaggaggggaactgTTTTGTAATTTACGCCAGCGGCCCGCAGAAACCGTACTTTGTAATTTGGTGTCGGTTTACAAGCAACGGGAACTTCTGTTTCCTAACCTAGCAGGTTCTTTGTCATGCCCGCGCCTTTTAAGAAAGACCCCAAGGGGGAAAGTGGAATTCCTTGGGTATTTGCCTTTTCGTCATGCCTGTAAGCAGCAACGGGCGACTCTTTGGGGATGAATGCTACCTGCCGTCGAGAACGTGCTTCCCCCAAGCGAGTGCGGCAAGCTTCATTCCGAGTAGGCGAACGCTGCAGCGGGACGCACGGTGTCCGCGCACCTCGGCCGAGCAGCGAGGGCCCAATCCGGCGGCTGTCCTCGGCCAGCCCNNNNNNNNNNNNNNNNNNNNNNNNNNNNNNNNNNNNNNNNNNNNNNNNNNNNNNNNNNNNNNNNNNNNNNNNNNNNNNNNNNNNNNNNNNNNNNNNNNNNNNNNNNNNNNNNNNNNNNNNNNNNNNNNNNNNNNNNNNNNNNNNNNNNNNNNNNNNNNNNNNNNNNNNNNNNNNNNNNNNNNNNNNNNNNNNNNNNNNNNNNNNNNNNNNNNNNNNNNNNNNNNNNNNNNNNNNNNNNNNNNNNNNNNNNNNNNNNNNNNNNNNNNNNNNNNNNNNNNNNNNNNNNNNNNNNNNNNNNNNNNNNNNNNNNNNNNNNNNNNNNNNNNNNNNNNNNNNNNNNNNNNNNNNNNNNNNNNNNNNNNNNNNNNNNNNNNNNNNNNNNNNNNNNNNNNNNNNNNNNNNNNNNNNNNNNNNNNNNNNNNNNNNNNNNNNNNNNNNNNNNNNNNNNNNNNNNNNNNNNNNNNNNNNNNNNNNNNNNNNNNNNNNNNNNNNNNNNNNNNNNNNNNNNNNNNNNNNNNNNNNNNNNNNNNNNNNNNNNNNNNNNNNNNNNNNNNNNNNNNNNNNNNNNNNNNNNNNNNNNNNNNNNNNNNNNNNNNNNNNNNNNNNNNNNNNNNNNNNNNNNNNNNNNNNNNNNNNNNNNNNNNNNNNNNNNNNNNNNNNNNNNNNNNNNNNNNNNNNNNNNNNNNNNNNNNNNNNNNNNNNNNNNNNNNNNNNNNNNNNNNNNNNNNNNNNNNNNNNNNNNNNNNNNNNNNNNNNNNNNNNNNNNNNNNNNNNNNNNNNNNNNNNNNNNNNNNNNNNNNNNNNNNNNNNNNNNNNNNNNNNNNNNNNNNNNNNNNNNNNNNNNNNNNNNNNNNNNNNNNNNNNNNNNNNNNNNNNNNNNNNNNNNNNNNNNNNNNNNNNNNNNNNNNNNNNNNNNNNNNNNNNNNNNNNNNNNNNNNNNNNNNNNNNNNNNNNNNNNNNNNNNNNNNNNNNNNNNNNNNNNNNNNNNNNNNNNNNNNNNNNNNNNNNNNNNNNNNNNNNNNNNNNNNNNNNNNNNNNNNNNNNNNNNNNNNNNNNNNNNNNNNNNNNNNNNNNNNNNNNNNNNNNNNNNNNNNNNNNNNNNNNNNNNNNNNNNNNNNNNNNNNNNNNNNNNNNNNNNNNNNNNNNNNNNNNNNNNNNNNNNNNNNNNNNNNNNNNNNNNNNNNNNNNNNNNNNNNNNNNNNNNNNNNNNNNNNNNNNNNNNNNNNNNNNNNNNNNNNNNNNNNNNNNNNNNNNNNNNNNNNNNNNNNNNNNNNNNNNNNNNNNNNNNNNNNNNNNNNNNNNNNNNNNNNNNNNNNNNNNNNNNNNNNNNNNNNNNNNNNNNNNNNNNNNNNNNNNNNNNNNNNNNNNNNNNNNNNNNNNNNNNNNNNNNNNNNNNNNNNNNNNNNNNNNNNNNNNNNNNNNNNNNNNNNNNNNNNNNNNNNNNNNNNNNNNNNNNNNNNNNNNNNNNNNNNNNNNNNNNNNNNNNNNNNNNNNNNNNNNNNNNNNNNNNNNNNNNNNNNNNNNNNNNNNNNNNNNNNNNNNNNNNNNNNNNNNNNNNNNNNNNNNNNNNNNNNNNNNNNNNNNNNNNNNNNNNNNNNNNNNNNNNNNNNNNNNNNNNNNNNNNNNNNNNNNNNNNNNNNNNNNNNNNNNNNNNNNNNNNNNNNNNNNNNNNNNNNNNNNNNNNNNNNNNNNNNNNNNNNNNNNNNNNNNNNNNNNNNNNNNNNNNNNNNNNNNNNNNNNNNNNNNNNNNNNNNNNNNNNNNNNNNNNNNNNNNNNNNNNNNNNNNNNNNNNNNNNNNNNNNNNNNNNNNNNNNNNNNNNNNNNNNNNNNNNNNNNNNNNNNNNNNNNNNNNNNNNNNNNNNNNNNNNNNNNNNNNNNNNNNNNNNNNNNNNNNNNNNNNNNNNNNNNNNNNNNNNNNNNNNNNNNNNNNNNNNNNNNNNNNNNNNNNNNNNNNNNNNNNNNNNNNNNNNNNNNNNNNNNNNNNNNNNNNNNNNNNNNNNNNNNNNNNNNNNNNNNNNNNNNNNNNNNNNNNNNNNNNNNNNNNNNNNNNNNNNNNNNNNNNNNNNNNNNNNNNNNNNNNNNNNNNNNNNNNNNNNNNNNNNNNNNNNNNNNNNNNNNNNNNNNNNNNNNNNNNNNNNNNNNNNNNNNNNNNNNNNNNNNNNNNNNNNNNNNNNNNNNNNNNNNNNNNNNNNNNNNNNNNNNNNNNNNNNNNNNNNNNNNNNNNNNNNNNNNNNNNNNNNNNNNNNNNNNNNNNNNNNNNNNNNNNNNNNNNNNNNNNNNNNNNNNNNNNNNNNNNNNNNNNNNNNNNNNNNNNNNNNNNNNNNNNNNNNNNNNNNNNNNNNNNNNNNNNNNNNNNNNNNNNNNNNNNNNNNNNNNNNNNNNNNNNNNNNNNNNNNNNNNNNNNNNNNNNNNNNNNNNNNNNNNNNNNNNNNNNNNNNNNNNNNNNNNNNNNNNNNNNNNNNNNNNNNNNNNNNNNNNNNNNNNNNNNNNNNNNNNNNNNNNNNNNNNNNNNNNNNNNNNNNNNNNNNNNNNNNNNNNNNNNNNNNNNNNNNNNNNNNNNNNNNNNNNNNNNNNNNNNNNNNNNNNNNNNNNNNNNNNNNNNNNNNNNNNNNNNNNNNNNNNNNNNNNNNNNNNNNNNNNNNNNNNNNNNNNNNNNNNNNNNNNNNNNNNNNNNNNNNNNNNNNNNNNNNNNNNNNNNNNNNNNNNNNNNNNNNNNNNNNNNNNNNNNNNNNNNNNNNNNNNNNNNNNNNNNNNNNNNNNNNNNNNNNNNNNNNNNNNNNNNNNNNNNNNNNNNNNNNNNNNNNNNNNNNNNNNNNNNNNNNNNNNNNNNNNNNNNNNNNNNNNNNNNNNNNNNNNNNNNNNNNNNNNNNNNNNNNNNNNNNNNNNNNNNNNNNNNNNNNNNNNNNNNNNNNNNNNNNNNNNNNNNNNNNNNNNNNNNNNNNNNNNNNNNNNNNNNNNNNNNNNNNNNNNNNNNNNNNNNNNNNNNNNNNNNNNNNNNNNNNNNNNNNNNNNNNNNNNNNNNNNNNNNNNNNNNNNNNNNNNNNNNNNNNNNNNNNNNNNNNNNNNNNNNNNNNNNNNNNNNNNNNNNNNNNNNNNNNNNNNNNTCTCCCGAAGTAACGCGGAGCGGCTTCTGCGCTGCCCGGGCGCGGTGCCGTCGGGCTCCTCCGCGGCTCCCGCTCTGCGTGGGTGGAATCGGCGCGACAGAACCTCAGTTCCCTCCTCCAAATAATGCCTGAAATGTTAGCGGCGGTAATCTGAAATTTGAGAGTTAGTGTTACAAGCCGACATTCTTTTTACATGAGTACCCAGCAGTGTTCTGCGGTGCCGGGCAACTCATTTGCGGCCGTATCCATCAGCAAATGAGTAAATCAAACCgctttctttctgaagagaaagcttagcacagcagctctgtttaCTGCGTTACCAGTGGTGAGATAGGCACGGCAGGctgctcagaatttttttccctgctgaaaaTGTCAGCCGCAGAAACAAGATGATGGAAAGATCCATGTTTTAAtgagcatatatatatattgttctCTCTATCTTTTCGGGTCAAGCctcaatttatttctgtggatgctttaattattttccaaattgTAGCCTTGTAGCACTATGGTAATTAcagttctttttattattattatttttttggaaTAGAAACCTCTTTTCTTTGCCTGTGTAGGTGTGGTTACAGTTCTGTCCTGTTAAACCTCTCTCTGATTTTCTCCTACAATtcattcttgaaaaaaaaaataaaatctctttttcttgtatttatcttaactttctttttcttttctcctagtTCTCCTTGGAATTTTCTACCATCTGTAACAATATGATCATAGTGAATCATCTTTAGAGAATAGGAATGGCAGCAGCTATAGGTATAGATATCTTCCTTTGCAATGGGGAAACTGTGTGAGAGGAGTGGGACTGAATACAGGCAAAATCCTCTTCTTACTCTTGTAATCAGTTCCATAATTCAATAGTATTACCTAGCTGGGTAGAGCAAACAGGATTGGACCCTGTCAGTTATCTTAAATTAATCCATTAGCTGAATATACTGgacatttgttttattaatgcAGTACTTTAGTTCTGAATAGGTGGAATATTTGAGTACTTGTTTACcatgtttattaaaaatactgcattattaAGCCTTGTGGTTCAGTACTGATCATAACGCATGGCAGGGTATTGCCTTTTTTCAGTCTGCTGCTTTCGATGGCCACTGTGAATGGCTGCTCAGCTAGCTCTGGTGGAAACGatgcagggcagagcagcagggctggcttcTCTGCATGCAGGGAGTGGGGAAGGATGTGCCTGAGGGAGCAGGGAGTGCAGCTGAGGTGGCACGGTGATGAGGGTAGGAACTGCACAGGGTCTGCAGAACGTGCTTCGTGCCTGGTGGGCAGGATCTGAAGGGAACCCCTGGTGCAAACACAGCTGTAATAATTCTCCTGCATGTTTCCATTCCTAATGCTACTTCGTTGTTTTAGGTTACCGTCCTATTCCAGCAGACGCTTACCTGGGAGGAAACTCACCTTTGCCACCCCCTGTAAGTGACAGGATGAGAAAGAGACGGGCTTTTGCTGATAAAGAGTTGGAGAACATTATGCTAGAAAGAGAGTACAAAGAAAGAGAGATGATGGAAGCTACACAAGCAGCTGCCCTCTTCCTCCCAAATCGCATGGTGCACGGAGCTGAATACAGTGCGTACAAAACTGCCTTCAGCCCTGCTCAGGTTGATGCTCCCAGCAAGGAGTTCTGCAATTTCTTACCAACGTGCCTTGATCTAACCATGCAGTACTCGGGATCTGGCAACATGGAACTTATTTCTTCCAATGTCAGTGTAGCTACTACCTACAGGCAGTATCCCCTGCCTTCCAGGTTCTTAGTGTGGCCGAAGTGTGGCCCCATAAGTGATGCTCTCCTCTACCAGCAGTGTCTGCTGAATGCTACCACTGTCCAAGCTCTCAAACCGGGGGCAGGCTGGAATGCCAAGGTGGCACAAAGCCCGGAGTGTCCGAACACCGAGCAGGACATCA
This genomic interval carries:
- the DMRT2 gene encoding doublesex- and mab-3-related transcription factor 2; translated protein: MAAAIGYRPIPADAYLGGNSPLPPPVSDRMRKRRAFADKELENIMLEREYKEREMMEATQAAALFLPNRMVHGAEYSAYKTAFSPAQVDAPSKEFCNFLPTCLDLTMQYSGSGNMELISSNVSVATTYRQYPLPSRFLVWPKCGPISDALLYQQCLLNATTVQALKPGAGWNAKVAQSPECPNTEQDIMSPKLENPLLLTHTPDIQQVCSEVPCLPQEARERSAFSPPKRTFSQISDKDSLAPQEQALSKVSKDTAKPTPPIKYNQFQSLFPQTFPDKSGAELRASFMKETFEEASKKYREFSIKENQKYKFTIDKCTKDFFGPKQATTKLSAAEPLSFSVESILK